From a single Athene noctua chromosome 2, bAthNoc1.hap1.1, whole genome shotgun sequence genomic region:
- the LOC141957087 gene encoding nucleoporin NUP42-like isoform X4 encodes MEIWKSSGQWIFSCYSPTKEKPNISGFHDLSPEELRLEYYNCRANNTIQNYVNSVQQLVKQWKNRLVQLKSSNASTKAALLSELKNTVSQPLPSFGFGGQQTSSFGSSSFPVNSSSNSASNFSFKISSSLVNASSGNTPAFGSSSAGCNSAFGVTSSPGVSHSVGFGSLVAPSAGSFSFKASETTNGFGTSAFSGFGSSAAVNTSSATPLTNVAASNAAVAASPSHSSSTLFGQTASASGHNITSASSAVTSNATSGKLFTPMSELSAEELKQFEAKKFTMGKIPLKPPPLELLQI; translated from the exons atggagATTTGGAAATCTTCAGGACAATGGATATTTTCATGTTATTCACCCACAAAAGAGAAGCCAAATATCTCGG GCTTTCACGATTTATCTCCAGAAGAGTTGCGTCTGGAGTATTACAACTGCAGAGCAAACAATACCATTCAGAACTat GTAAATTCTGTCCAACAGTTAGTAAAACAATGGAAAAATCGTCTGGTTCAGTTGAAATCTTCAAATGCATCAACAAAAGCAGCTTTG cTCTCCGAATTAAAGAACACGGTCAGTCAACCATTGCCTTCCTTTGGATTTGGAGGACAGCAAACATCAAGTTTTGGATCGTCAA GCTTCCCTGTGAACAGCAGCAGTAACAGTGCTAGCAACTTCTCCTTTAAAATAAGTTCCAGTCTCGTCAATGCATCATCTGGAAACACCCCTGCTTTTGGGAGCAGTTCTGCTGGTTGTAATTCTGCATTTGGAGTGACGTCCTCTCCAGGCGTATCCCATTCTGTTGGTTTTGGCAGCCTGGTGGCTCCATCTGCAGGCTCCTTCTCATTTAAAGCTTCTGAAACAACTAATGGTTTTGGAACTTCGGCGTTTTCAGGGTttggcagttctgctgctgtgAACACTTCAAGCGCCACTCCGCTTACAAACGTTGCAGCTTCTAATGCAGCAGTGGCAGCTTCTCCCTCACATTCAAGCAGTACTTTATTTGGGCAGACTGCCAGTGCCTCTGGACATAACATAACATCAGCGTCTTCTGCAGTCACAAGCAATGCTACGTCAGGAAAGTTATTTACACCGATGAGTGAATTGTCAGCTGAAGAGTTGAAACAATTTGAAGCAAAGAAGTTTACGATGGGAAAGATTCCTCTTAAGCCACCCCCATTAGAACTTCTACAAATTTAG
- the LOC141957087 gene encoding nucleoporin NUP42-like isoform X2, with protein MAICQFFLQGRCRFGERCWNEHPRGGGGRYGPSGGGGGGWGTTNQRYTNIIQPSAFKSNTWGGSRDHGRGFFGSSGGSSRNADFSQNRFSALMNSQNIADGYKDEEERLLESVVKDMEIWKSSGQWIFSCYSPTKEKPNISGFHDLSPEELRLEYYNCRANNTIQNYVNSVQQLVKQWKNRLVQLKSSNASTKAALLSELKNTVSQPLPSFGFGGQQTSSFGSSSFPVNSSSNSASNFSFKISSSLVNASSGNTPAFGSSSAGCNSAFGVTSSPGVSHSVGFGSLVAPSAGSFSFKASETTNGFGTSAFSGFGSSAAVNTSSATPLTNVAASNAAVAASPSHSSSTLFGQTASASGHNITSASSAVTSNATSGKLFTPMSELSAEELKQFEAKKFTMGKIPLKPPPLELLQI; from the exons ATGGCCATCTGTCAGTTCTTCCTCCAGGGCCGCTGCCGCTTCGGCGAGAGGTGCTGGAACGAGcatccccgcggcggcggcgggcgctaTGGGCCCTCTGG cggaggaggaggaggatggggtaCCACCAACCAGAGATACACTAACATTATCCAGCCATCAGCCTTTAAGTCTAATACATGGGGTGGCAGCAGAGATCATGGAAGAGGATTTTTTGGATCATCAGGCggcagcagcagaaatgcagacTTTTCGCAGAACAGATTCTCTGCGTTAATGAACAGTCAAAATATTGCTGATGGCTATAAAGATGAAGAGGAGAGACTTCT cgaaagtgtagtgaaagacatggagATTTGGAAATCTTCAGGACAATGGATATTTTCATGTTATTCACCCACAAAAGAGAAGCCAAATATCTCGG GCTTTCACGATTTATCTCCAGAAGAGTTGCGTCTGGAGTATTACAACTGCAGAGCAAACAATACCATTCAGAACTat GTAAATTCTGTCCAACAGTTAGTAAAACAATGGAAAAATCGTCTGGTTCAGTTGAAATCTTCAAATGCATCAACAAAAGCAGCTTTG cTCTCCGAATTAAAGAACACGGTCAGTCAACCATTGCCTTCCTTTGGATTTGGAGGACAGCAAACATCAAGTTTTGGATCGTCAA GCTTCCCTGTGAACAGCAGCAGTAACAGTGCTAGCAACTTCTCCTTTAAAATAAGTTCCAGTCTCGTCAATGCATCATCTGGAAACACCCCTGCTTTTGGGAGCAGTTCTGCTGGTTGTAATTCTGCATTTGGAGTGACGTCCTCTCCAGGCGTATCCCATTCTGTTGGTTTTGGCAGCCTGGTGGCTCCATCTGCAGGCTCCTTCTCATTTAAAGCTTCTGAAACAACTAATGGTTTTGGAACTTCGGCGTTTTCAGGGTttggcagttctgctgctgtgAACACTTCAAGCGCCACTCCGCTTACAAACGTTGCAGCTTCTAATGCAGCAGTGGCAGCTTCTCCCTCACATTCAAGCAGTACTTTATTTGGGCAGACTGCCAGTGCCTCTGGACATAACATAACATCAGCGTCTTCTGCAGTCACAAGCAATGCTACGTCAGGAAAGTTATTTACACCGATGAGTGAATTGTCAGCTGAAGAGTTGAAACAATTTGAAGCAAAGAAGTTTACGATGGGAAAGATTCCTCTTAAGCCACCCCCATTAGAACTTCTACAAATTTAG
- the KLHL7 gene encoding kelch-like protein 7, producing MAAPGSEKSSKKKTEKKLAAREEAKLLASFMGVMNNMRKQKTLCDVILMVQERKIPAHRVVLASASHFFNLMFTTNMLESKSFEVELKDAEPDIIEQLVEFAYTARISVNSNNVQSLLDAANQYQIEPVKKMCVDFLKEQVDASNCLGISVLAECLDCPELKATADDFIHQHFTEVYKTDEFLQLDVKRVTHLLNQDTLTVRAEDQVYDAAVRWLKYDEPNRQPYMVDILAKVRFPLISKNFLSKTVQAEPLIQDNPECLKMVISGMRYHLLSPEDREELVEGTRPRRKKHDYRIALFGGSQPQSCRYFNPKDYSWTDIRCPFEKRRDAACVFWDNVVYILGGSQLFPIKRMDCYNVVKDSWYSKLGPPTPRDSLAACAAEGKIYTSGGSEVGNSALYLFECYDTRTESWHTKPSMLTQRCSHGMVEANGLIYVCGGSLGNNVSGRVLNSCEVYDPATETWTELCPMIEARKNHGLVFVKDKIFAVGGQNGLGGLDNVEYYDIKMNEWKMVSPMPWKGVTVKCAAVGSIVYVLAGFQGVGRLGHILEYNTETDKWIANSKVRAFPVTSCLICVVDTCGANEETLET from the exons AAAACTCTATGTGATGTCATTCTTATggttcaagaaagaaaaattccagCTCACCGTGTTGTGCTTGCTTCGGCCagtcatttttttaatttgatgttTACTA caAATATGCTTGAATCAAAGTCCTTTGAAGTGGAGTTAAAAGATGCGGAACCTGACATTATTGAACAGCTCGTGGAATTTGCCTATACCGCAAG AATCTCAGTTAACAGCAATAATGTCCAGTCTTTACTAGATGCAGCAAACCAATATCAAATTGAACctgtgaaaaaaatgtgtgtggaCTTTTTAAAGGAACAAGTTGATGCTTCCAATTGTCTTG GTATAAGTGTATTAGCAGAATGCCTAGACTGTCCAGAACTGAAAGCCACTGCAGATGACTTTATCCATCAGCACTTCACTGAAGTTTACAAGACAGATGAATTTCTTCAGCTTGATGTTAAGCGTGTGACACATCTCTTGAACCAAGATACGTTGACAGTGAGGGCAGAGGACCAG GTTTATGATGCAGCAGTCAGATGGTTGAAGTATGATGAGCCAAATCGCCAGCCGTACATGGTTGATATTCTTGCTAAAGTCCGATTTCCTCTCATATCAAAGAACTTCTTAAGTAAAACAGTTCAGGCTGAACCACTTATTCAGGATAACCCAGAATGCCTTAAAATGGTGATCA GTGGGATGCGCTACCATCTACTTTCCCCAGAAGACAGAGAAGAGTTAGTAGAAGGTACAAGgccaagaaggaaaaaacatgatTATCGCATTGCTTTGTTTGGAGGCTCACAGCCCCAGTCCTGCCGATATTTTAATCCAAAG GATTACAGCTGGACAGACATCCGATGTCCCTTTGAAAAGCGCAGGGATGCAGCTTGTGTCTTCTGGGACAACGTAGTTTATATTTTGGGTGGTTCCCAGCTCTTCCCTATAAAGCGAATGGACTGCTACAATGTGGTGAAGGATAGCTGGTATTCCAAGCTAGGACCTCCAACACCTCGAGATAGCcttgcagcctgtgctgctgaggGCAAAATTTATACATCTGGTGGTTCAGAAGTGG gaaattctgCACTGTATTTATTTGAATGCTATGACACAAGAACAGAAAGCTGGCACACAAAGCCCAGCATGCTGACTCAGCGATGCAGCCATGGCATGGTAGAGGCGAATGGTCTCATTTACGTATGCGGAGGAAGCCTGGGGAACAATGTTTCTGGAAGAGTCCTAAATTCCTGTGAAGTCTATGATCCAGCCACAGAAAC gtGGACTGAGCTGTGTCCAATGATTGAAGCCAGGAAGAATCATGGGCTGGTGTTTGTAAAGGACAAAATTTTTGCTGTGGGTGGACAAAATGGCTTAG GTGGCCTTGATAATGTAGAATATTACGATATCAAGATGAATGAATGGAAGATGGTGTCTCCAATGCCCTGGAAAGGTGTAACAGTGAAGTGTGCTGCTGTGGGATCTATAGTCTATGTCCTGGCTGGTTTTCAGGGTGTTGGTCGATTAGGGCATATTCTTGAATATAATACTGAAACAGACAAGTGGATAGCCAACTCCAAAGTCCGTGCTTTCCCAGTGACAAGTTGTTTAATCTGTGTTGTAGACACTTGTGGGGCAAATGAAGAAACTTTAGAGACCTGA
- the LOC141957087 gene encoding nucleoporin NUP42-like isoform X3, with protein MGSLLVTLRESVVKDMEIWKSSGQWIFSCYSPTKEKPNISGFHDLSPEELRLEYYNCRANNTIQNYVNSVQQLVKQWKNRLVQLKSSNASTKAALLSELKNTVSQPLPSFGFGGQQTSSFGSSSFPVNSSSNSASNFSFKISSSLVNASSGNTPAFGSSSAGCNSAFGVTSSPGVSHSVGFGSLVAPSAGSFSFKASETTNGFGTSAFSGFGSSAAVNTSSATPLTNVAASNAAVAASPSHSSSTLFGQTASASGHNITSASSAVTSNATSGKLFTPMSELSAEELKQFEAKKFTMGKIPLKPPPLELLQI; from the exons ATGGGCTCCCTACTGGTCACTCTTCG cgaaagtgtagtgaaagacatggagATTTGGAAATCTTCAGGACAATGGATATTTTCATGTTATTCACCCACAAAAGAGAAGCCAAATATCTCGG GCTTTCACGATTTATCTCCAGAAGAGTTGCGTCTGGAGTATTACAACTGCAGAGCAAACAATACCATTCAGAACTat GTAAATTCTGTCCAACAGTTAGTAAAACAATGGAAAAATCGTCTGGTTCAGTTGAAATCTTCAAATGCATCAACAAAAGCAGCTTTG cTCTCCGAATTAAAGAACACGGTCAGTCAACCATTGCCTTCCTTTGGATTTGGAGGACAGCAAACATCAAGTTTTGGATCGTCAA GCTTCCCTGTGAACAGCAGCAGTAACAGTGCTAGCAACTTCTCCTTTAAAATAAGTTCCAGTCTCGTCAATGCATCATCTGGAAACACCCCTGCTTTTGGGAGCAGTTCTGCTGGTTGTAATTCTGCATTTGGAGTGACGTCCTCTCCAGGCGTATCCCATTCTGTTGGTTTTGGCAGCCTGGTGGCTCCATCTGCAGGCTCCTTCTCATTTAAAGCTTCTGAAACAACTAATGGTTTTGGAACTTCGGCGTTTTCAGGGTttggcagttctgctgctgtgAACACTTCAAGCGCCACTCCGCTTACAAACGTTGCAGCTTCTAATGCAGCAGTGGCAGCTTCTCCCTCACATTCAAGCAGTACTTTATTTGGGCAGACTGCCAGTGCCTCTGGACATAACATAACATCAGCGTCTTCTGCAGTCACAAGCAATGCTACGTCAGGAAAGTTATTTACACCGATGAGTGAATTGTCAGCTGAAGAGTTGAAACAATTTGAAGCAAAGAAGTTTACGATGGGAAAGATTCCTCTTAAGCCACCCCCATTAGAACTTCTACAAATTTAG
- the LOC141957087 gene encoding nucleoporin NUP42-like isoform X1: MAICQFFLQGRCRFGERCWNEHPRGGGGRYGPSGSPAPRYQGTSGGGGGWGTTNQRYTNIIQPSAFKSNTWGGSRDHGRGFFGSSGGSSRNADFSQNRFSALMNSQNIADGYKDEEERLLESVVKDMEIWKSSGQWIFSCYSPTKEKPNISGFHDLSPEELRLEYYNCRANNTIQNYVNSVQQLVKQWKNRLVQLKSSNASTKAALLSELKNTVSQPLPSFGFGGQQTSSFGSSSFPVNSSSNSASNFSFKISSSLVNASSGNTPAFGSSSAGCNSAFGVTSSPGVSHSVGFGSLVAPSAGSFSFKASETTNGFGTSAFSGFGSSAAVNTSSATPLTNVAASNAAVAASPSHSSSTLFGQTASASGHNITSASSAVTSNATSGKLFTPMSELSAEELKQFEAKKFTMGKIPLKPPPLELLQI, from the exons ATGGCCATCTGTCAGTTCTTCCTCCAGGGCCGCTGCCGCTTCGGCGAGAGGTGCTGGAACGAGcatccccgcggcggcggcgggcgctaTGGGCCCTCTGGGTCCCCTGCACCCCGCTACCAAG GTACtagcggaggaggaggaggatggggtaCCACCAACCAGAGATACACTAACATTATCCAGCCATCAGCCTTTAAGTCTAATACATGGGGTGGCAGCAGAGATCATGGAAGAGGATTTTTTGGATCATCAGGCggcagcagcagaaatgcagacTTTTCGCAGAACAGATTCTCTGCGTTAATGAACAGTCAAAATATTGCTGATGGCTATAAAGATGAAGAGGAGAGACTTCT cgaaagtgtagtgaaagacatggagATTTGGAAATCTTCAGGACAATGGATATTTTCATGTTATTCACCCACAAAAGAGAAGCCAAATATCTCGG GCTTTCACGATTTATCTCCAGAAGAGTTGCGTCTGGAGTATTACAACTGCAGAGCAAACAATACCATTCAGAACTat GTAAATTCTGTCCAACAGTTAGTAAAACAATGGAAAAATCGTCTGGTTCAGTTGAAATCTTCAAATGCATCAACAAAAGCAGCTTTG cTCTCCGAATTAAAGAACACGGTCAGTCAACCATTGCCTTCCTTTGGATTTGGAGGACAGCAAACATCAAGTTTTGGATCGTCAA GCTTCCCTGTGAACAGCAGCAGTAACAGTGCTAGCAACTTCTCCTTTAAAATAAGTTCCAGTCTCGTCAATGCATCATCTGGAAACACCCCTGCTTTTGGGAGCAGTTCTGCTGGTTGTAATTCTGCATTTGGAGTGACGTCCTCTCCAGGCGTATCCCATTCTGTTGGTTTTGGCAGCCTGGTGGCTCCATCTGCAGGCTCCTTCTCATTTAAAGCTTCTGAAACAACTAATGGTTTTGGAACTTCGGCGTTTTCAGGGTttggcagttctgctgctgtgAACACTTCAAGCGCCACTCCGCTTACAAACGTTGCAGCTTCTAATGCAGCAGTGGCAGCTTCTCCCTCACATTCAAGCAGTACTTTATTTGGGCAGACTGCCAGTGCCTCTGGACATAACATAACATCAGCGTCTTCTGCAGTCACAAGCAATGCTACGTCAGGAAAGTTATTTACACCGATGAGTGAATTGTCAGCTGAAGAGTTGAAACAATTTGAAGCAAAGAAGTTTACGATGGGAAAGATTCCTCTTAAGCCACCCCCATTAGAACTTCTACAAATTTAG